Proteins from one Gimesia maris genomic window:
- a CDS encoding serine/threonine protein kinase, protein MTDPQIGTVQRVFLKALEIPAEKRETWLQKQHGSDKKLLAEVRSLLENAEPSADLLEQNLDQVIADIPRLGDEDTPESETAPEDDPPVDCDSFLSKLSEVGVLSPDEFASVSDSVSSNEPSADPRQLASQLVAEGKLTSYQASALLKGEPELLIDKYLILDLIDVGGMGMVFKAIHRNMNRVVALKMISQQMLASDEQIRRFKREVRVAATLEHSNIVRAYDADEARGVNFLVMEYVRGDNLSRIVRVSGPFSLSQAVDCIRQAACGLQHAHERGIVHRDIKPGNLLLDDQGTVKLLDLGLAHIVESMGHNTSKADSTTDDSGHPFVSRSELTAAGAILGTASFMAPEQSLDAHLVDFRSDIYSLGCTLYYLLTGETPYSGNTIFKVFVQHREGEIPDLQEKRPDVPDSIAAVFRKMVAKNPDERFQSMREFIVALDDCHIAPPERQSHTPPPKAPSAHHESEPTSTEPDAVKPRTRAGLIGAACLVALVGVIALIWSGDSLPDQNGAGLADVTSQGSDVSAKHNLSAVSQQASAADLLASGDWEWQIDKNLGPVINSRDFDLGGDMTADGRTLVFCSVRDASPFGNRDLWIATRPSREADWSAPERLPAEINTDSGEERPQISVDGLRLSFLRGGKQSLVSTRDSLDAPWQEAVPDPIAAGPAGSKGAYKLTSDGLTAFHPSIFSSWNGLSGRDDTLFVWRRKSLEAPFEFLSDDVLPAVGLSRDLGTMSDDGRLFIMTQHLDSESEKPKSRLVMFTRPDWKEPWSKPQLLFPENIHGGGREQLLSDGRSMLFVSSRPGGEGGSDLWLARLVKKQR, encoded by the coding sequence ATGACTGATCCCCAGATTGGAACGGTACAACGGGTTTTTCTGAAGGCCCTTGAGATCCCGGCAGAGAAACGCGAAACCTGGCTCCAAAAACAGCACGGCTCAGATAAGAAACTGCTGGCCGAAGTCCGCTCCCTGCTCGAGAATGCGGAGCCCTCTGCGGACCTGCTGGAACAGAATCTGGATCAGGTGATTGCCGACATTCCACGACTGGGAGATGAAGACACGCCTGAAAGTGAAACAGCGCCGGAAGACGATCCGCCGGTTGACTGTGACAGCTTTCTATCTAAACTCTCGGAAGTCGGAGTCCTCTCGCCTGACGAATTCGCTTCCGTGAGCGATTCCGTTTCGTCAAACGAACCATCAGCCGATCCGCGACAGCTGGCATCGCAGCTCGTGGCGGAAGGAAAGTTGACTTCCTACCAGGCCTCCGCTCTCCTCAAAGGCGAGCCGGAACTGCTGATCGACAAATATCTGATTCTGGACCTGATCGATGTCGGCGGCATGGGGATGGTTTTCAAAGCCATTCATCGCAACATGAATCGGGTCGTGGCTTTAAAGATGATTTCGCAGCAGATGCTGGCATCCGACGAACAGATCAGACGTTTCAAACGGGAAGTCCGCGTCGCTGCCACCCTGGAACACTCCAATATCGTTCGCGCCTACGATGCCGATGAAGCCCGCGGCGTCAATTTTCTCGTGATGGAATATGTCCGTGGAGACAACCTCAGCAGAATCGTGCGGGTATCGGGGCCGTTCTCTCTCAGTCAGGCAGTTGACTGTATCCGGCAAGCCGCCTGCGGGCTGCAGCATGCCCACGAGCGGGGAATTGTTCACCGGGATATTAAGCCAGGCAATCTGCTCCTCGACGATCAGGGGACTGTTAAATTACTCGATCTGGGGCTCGCACACATCGTCGAATCGATGGGGCACAATACTTCAAAAGCAGACTCGACTACCGACGACAGCGGTCACCCGTTTGTCAGCCGCTCGGAACTGACGGCCGCCGGTGCCATTCTGGGAACGGCCTCATTCATGGCCCCGGAACAGTCTCTTGATGCACATCTGGTCGATTTTCGATCGGATATCTACAGCCTGGGCTGCACTCTCTACTATCTTCTCACCGGCGAGACTCCCTATTCCGGGAACACCATCTTCAAGGTCTTCGTGCAGCACCGCGAAGGCGAGATCCCGGACCTGCAGGAGAAACGTCCCGACGTTCCGGATTCGATCGCCGCAGTCTTTCGCAAAATGGTTGCCAAAAATCCGGACGAACGCTTTCAGTCCATGCGGGAATTTATCGTGGCACTCGATGACTGTCACATTGCACCACCCGAAAGACAGTCTCATACTCCCCCACCCAAAGCGCCGTCTGCCCATCACGAATCCGAGCCGACGAGCACCGAACCTGATGCAGTCAAACCACGCACCCGGGCCGGTCTGATCGGGGCTGCCTGCCTGGTGGCTCTGGTCGGAGTAATCGCCCTCATCTGGTCGGGTGATTCACTACCAGATCAAAACGGGGCAGGACTCGCTGATGTCACGTCGCAGGGATCTGATGTTTCTGCGAAACACAACCTCTCCGCCGTCTCCCAGCAGGCGTCGGCTGCCGACCTGCTTGCTTCGGGCGACTGGGAATGGCAAATCGATAAGAACCTGGGCCCCGTCATCAATTCACGGGATTTCGACCTGGGTGGAGACATGACTGCAGACGGCCGGACCCTCGTTTTCTGTTCCGTTCGTGATGCGTCTCCGTTCGGCAATCGTGATTTATGGATTGCCACCCGCCCGTCGCGGGAAGCAGACTGGTCTGCTCCGGAACGCTTACCGGCAGAAATTAATACCGACTCCGGGGAAGAGAGACCACAGATTTCCGTAGATGGCCTCCGCCTGTCGTTCCTGCGAGGAGGAAAACAATCGCTGGTCTCAACGCGGGACAGTCTGGATGCGCCCTGGCAGGAGGCAGTTCCGGATCCGATTGCCGCGGGCCCCGCGGGAAGCAAAGGTGCTTACAAATTGACGTCGGACGGTTTAACAGCATTCCACCCCTCCATCTTCTCGTCCTGGAATGGCCTCTCCGGTCGCGACGACACTCTCTTTGTCTGGCGGCGAAAATCGCTGGAGGCACCTTTTGAGTTTTTGAGTGATGACGTACTGCCAGCGGTCGGTCTGTCAAGAGATCTGGGAACCATGAGTGATGACGGTCGCCTCTTCATCATGACTCAGCATCTCGATTCTGAGTCGGAGAAGCCCAAATCAAGACTCGTGATGTTCACGCGACCGGACTGGAAAGAGCCCTGGTCAAAGCCGCAACTGCTCTTTCCCGAAAATATTCATGGGGGGGGACGCGAACAACTACTCAGTGACGGCAGAAGCATGCTGTTCGTATCAAGCCGTCCAGGTGGAGAGGGGGGTAGCGACCTGTGGTTGGCCCGACTGGTGAAGAAACAGCGATAA
- a CDS encoding ECF-type sigma factor codes for MTESSSDDSNSWNQSIYDRLHELAEKALRRESPGHSLQPTLLVNDAYLRLKEQQNLDPADRSLMLAAGATIIRRLLVDYARQRKRLKRGGKEGRGIPLHISVADDAKGLDILELNEALETLAKELPRAARIVELKFFGGLTGEEIAEQLDVSLRTVNNDWKYAKAWLYRALGPDTESNQADD; via the coding sequence ATGACCGAATCTTCCAGTGATGACTCAAATAGTTGGAATCAATCGATTTACGATCGACTGCATGAGCTCGCAGAGAAGGCCCTGCGCCGGGAAAGCCCCGGACATTCGCTTCAGCCGACACTCCTGGTCAACGATGCGTACCTCCGCCTCAAGGAACAGCAAAATCTCGATCCCGCTGATCGCTCATTAATGCTGGCTGCCGGGGCGACGATTATACGGCGATTGCTGGTCGATTACGCACGCCAGCGAAAGCGGCTCAAACGCGGCGGAAAAGAGGGTCGCGGAATTCCGTTGCACATTTCTGTCGCGGATGACGCCAAAGGGTTAGACATCCTTGAATTGAACGAAGCTCTGGAGACACTCGCGAAAGAGTTACCCAGGGCGGCAAGGATTGTAGAACTCAAATTTTTTGGCGGTTTGACTGGCGAAGAAATCGCGGAACAGCTGGACGTCTCCTTACGGACAGTCAATAATGACTGGAAGTATGCCAAGGCCTGGTTGTATCGCGCGCTCGGTCCGGACACAGAAAGCAACCAGGCAGATGACTGA
- a CDS encoding SHD1 domain-containing protein: protein MFKQCFSMLFLVFGILSCPAFAEDRIWTSADGKQRVKAAFAGVKGEHIQLLLPNGFQVSLPKSQFSRRDQEFVEQASKSDVPASSPQPESNETDRPVAMNEPPNADTQGTPGDLKLLANDEIGQSSRALAEKHGLSVLHGLPVIHLDHFLRLDSIPSATERSRVYKQAEQALQKEQLNFGKFLELVALGIDAEWIEPFLPSFIANHFPKSVVESLVNFKYQTGGSIGIWKGNNEFEKRAAQERFNREYRSQLTKMAIRTPFRICFLSKAKLSPYDFSRKGLVVAALKKDMSPVAPGDEWKSAFPVLPSAGYYRKEISVAGSPVAGSTFWPVSPEVVKTLPGRTIKGYTGGVRTERWAYIATVVTFHSSPLLEVTERNLPAIFGSVDSINIFAEPTLRTHLYSFPLKRYPSSVLVAGNVHPVAKPESSIPFDEFALAGLIANDKQIEVHAETWKEIWNHAGLQDQEAYLFINEQLKKYFDTSSGFPNMLSSEQTSTQREQQLSDARETLSKLKSNIDQRLHPTRQPFFPPYAGNVGRDWGEQDNTLSTAQQKRLTDWLAERTRVAENRFRLTLKLSLDGRTDEPTLVESRLHPDLAAAFQKQGKEPEHYFSLDENLAFDERGELDLNGTKTGLFRIPGPQFKTYQFLINLGQPGRTLARALPDQIVKQALSQKPGETRIAVFLDVQVHDLKLLDTGFQNEGAGGRPCIVVDVTPTHLAVGKDRQAPLFEVPLDRTSLQKLEASQPQKKIPSQPAGKGQPLELTPQRMLPLIAKVAPEFLDDEEQLDQLMVMRWRFENVSQFDVKPDQIYFFDKGSPSLPSDAERAAKAEEFKAWAQRWAKTIPDQIAVQFKEFSFEGLDRQRPSPALISRSLVPWLKAGLPYNLHHVMYDLQHPDRIQPPMSAEEVQSFLDLFAIAPRDVVLEQQFAVPDTKGNTHKVLTPNNQGIPGLTSVQPAEPIFPVLRFDKEIWSPENPQLAATTQKPKLEVIFQVVSLKLVETLPCQPWIEGESKFHHRNYPADRIPDNGQYALIQVKLKSARLVDPATDKTVLPLVLKEYRSVKKNDAGKN, encoded by the coding sequence ATGTTCAAACAATGTTTTAGCATGCTGTTTCTGGTTTTCGGTATCCTGTCCTGTCCAGCGTTTGCGGAAGACCGTATCTGGACCAGCGCCGATGGAAAACAACGGGTCAAAGCGGCGTTTGCGGGTGTCAAAGGAGAGCACATACAACTCTTATTACCCAATGGCTTTCAGGTGAGTCTTCCCAAATCCCAGTTCAGTCGGCGTGATCAGGAGTTCGTAGAGCAGGCATCGAAATCAGACGTGCCAGCGTCTTCCCCCCAACCGGAGTCGAATGAGACCGACCGTCCTGTTGCGATGAACGAACCCCCGAATGCCGACACACAGGGCACACCCGGCGATCTCAAGCTTCTGGCGAATGATGAAATCGGGCAATCATCGCGGGCCCTGGCAGAGAAACATGGTCTATCAGTATTGCATGGATTGCCAGTCATTCATCTGGATCATTTTTTACGACTGGATTCGATCCCATCGGCAACGGAGCGAAGCCGCGTTTACAAGCAGGCGGAGCAGGCCCTGCAGAAGGAACAGCTGAACTTCGGAAAGTTCCTCGAACTGGTCGCACTCGGAATCGATGCTGAATGGATTGAACCCTTCCTGCCTTCTTTTATCGCCAATCATTTTCCGAAATCAGTCGTCGAGTCACTTGTGAACTTCAAGTATCAGACCGGGGGCTCGATCGGGATCTGGAAAGGCAACAATGAATTTGAAAAGCGAGCCGCACAAGAGCGATTTAACAGGGAATATCGGAGCCAACTGACGAAGATGGCGATCAGAACGCCCTTTCGCATCTGTTTTCTTTCGAAAGCGAAGTTGTCGCCTTACGATTTTTCCCGCAAGGGGCTGGTTGTGGCTGCATTGAAAAAGGACATGAGCCCTGTCGCCCCCGGTGATGAATGGAAGAGTGCTTTCCCCGTCCTGCCATCTGCCGGCTACTATCGCAAAGAGATCAGCGTCGCTGGATCACCTGTTGCGGGTTCGACTTTCTGGCCTGTTTCACCGGAGGTTGTTAAAACGTTACCTGGTCGAACAATCAAAGGTTATACGGGTGGAGTGCGCACGGAACGCTGGGCGTATATTGCCACGGTCGTGACCTTTCATAGTTCACCTTTACTGGAGGTCACCGAGCGTAACCTGCCTGCCATTTTTGGAAGTGTGGATTCCATCAATATTTTTGCCGAACCCACGTTGCGAACCCACCTTTACAGTTTTCCCCTGAAGCGTTATCCCAGTTCCGTGTTGGTCGCAGGAAATGTTCATCCGGTTGCAAAACCTGAATCGAGCATTCCCTTTGATGAATTTGCTTTAGCAGGTCTGATTGCAAACGACAAACAGATCGAAGTGCATGCAGAGACCTGGAAAGAAATCTGGAATCACGCGGGGCTGCAGGATCAGGAAGCTTATCTTTTTATAAATGAGCAACTGAAAAAGTACTTCGATACCAGCAGCGGCTTTCCGAACATGCTCAGTTCAGAACAGACTTCAACTCAAAGAGAACAACAGTTAAGTGATGCTCGTGAGACACTTTCAAAACTCAAGTCCAACATCGACCAACGTCTGCATCCGACACGCCAGCCCTTTTTTCCTCCCTATGCCGGAAACGTTGGCCGGGACTGGGGTGAGCAAGACAACACTCTGAGTACCGCGCAGCAGAAGCGACTGACTGACTGGCTGGCGGAGCGAACCCGGGTCGCCGAGAATCGATTCCGCTTGACATTAAAACTGTCACTGGACGGCAGAACGGATGAACCGACACTGGTCGAAAGCCGCCTGCATCCGGATCTGGCTGCCGCTTTCCAGAAGCAAGGGAAAGAACCGGAACATTACTTTTCCCTGGATGAGAATCTGGCCTTTGACGAACGAGGGGAACTGGATCTGAACGGCACGAAAACCGGACTGTTTCGCATCCCGGGTCCTCAGTTTAAAACATACCAGTTTCTGATCAATCTCGGTCAGCCTGGTAGGACGCTGGCCAGAGCGTTGCCGGACCAGATTGTCAAACAAGCGTTGTCACAAAAGCCAGGCGAAACACGCATAGCCGTTTTTCTGGACGTCCAGGTTCATGATTTGAAACTTTTGGATACCGGTTTCCAAAATGAGGGAGCAGGAGGACGTCCGTGTATCGTTGTCGATGTGACACCCACGCACCTGGCCGTCGGCAAAGATCGCCAGGCTCCCCTGTTTGAGGTGCCTCTGGATCGTACTTCGCTACAGAAACTTGAAGCCAGCCAGCCCCAGAAAAAAATTCCAAGTCAGCCAGCAGGGAAGGGCCAACCCCTGGAATTGACTCCGCAGAGAATGCTGCCGCTGATTGCGAAAGTGGCCCCTGAATTCCTGGACGATGAGGAACAACTCGATCAGTTAATGGTCATGCGCTGGCGATTCGAGAACGTGTCCCAGTTTGATGTCAAACCCGATCAGATCTATTTCTTTGACAAGGGATCGCCATCTCTTCCGAGCGATGCAGAACGGGCTGCTAAAGCGGAAGAATTCAAAGCATGGGCCCAACGGTGGGCAAAGACCATACCGGATCAGATCGCCGTTCAATTTAAGGAATTTAGCTTTGAAGGACTGGATCGCCAACGTCCCAGCCCCGCTTTGATTTCCCGGAGTCTGGTCCCATGGCTGAAAGCCGGTCTTCCATACAATTTGCATCATGTTATGTATGACTTACAGCACCCTGATCGAATTCAGCCGCCGATGTCTGCTGAAGAAGTACAAAGCTTCTTGGATCTGTTTGCGATTGCCCCCCGGGATGTGGTACTGGAGCAGCAATTTGCTGTCCCGGATACAAAAGGCAACACTCACAAGGTGCTGACCCCGAATAACCAGGGTATTCCCGGTCTGACGAGCGTCCAGCCTGCTGAACCCATTTTTCCAGTGCTGCGTTTCGATAAAGAGATCTGGTCACCCGAAAATCCGCAACTGGCGGCGACTACTCAGAAACCAAAGTTAGAGGTCATTTTTCAAGTAGTTTCGCTCAAGCTGGTCGAAACGCTACCCTGCCAACCCTGGATTGAGGGGGAGTCGAAATTTCATCATCGAAACTATCCTGCCGATCGCATTCCCGACAACGGACAGTACGCCCTGATCCAGGTGAAACTGAAATCGGCCCGCCTGGTCGACCCTGCTACGGATAAGACAGTGCTCCCCTTGGTGCTGAAAGAGTATCGCTCTGTGAAAAAAAATGATGCCGGGAAAAATTAA
- a CDS encoding sigma-70 family RNA polymerase sigma factor translates to MLNPDYQQLLNDSLKGNQDAIGQLLDRHRPYLKLIAQRALEGQLQARVDDSDIVQQTCLSALRNFEQFDGKEEAQFIAWIQKIHERNIQDTIRKHLGAEKRTIVNEVAAAGENLQGLFHLETLSPSQRVMQAEDAVRLAEVLASIPEDQREAVRLRHLEGWSLADLQKHFDRSETAVASLIKRGLENLRKKLNSET, encoded by the coding sequence ATGCTCAACCCGGACTACCAGCAGCTTCTCAACGATTCGTTGAAAGGAAATCAGGATGCGATTGGACAGTTGCTGGATCGACACCGTCCCTATTTGAAATTAATCGCCCAGCGAGCACTGGAAGGACAGCTGCAGGCGCGGGTGGATGACTCAGACATCGTACAGCAAACCTGTCTGTCAGCGCTTCGCAACTTTGAACAATTTGACGGGAAAGAAGAGGCGCAGTTCATTGCCTGGATACAAAAAATTCACGAACGAAACATCCAGGATACCATTCGAAAACATTTAGGGGCAGAGAAACGAACAATCGTCAATGAAGTAGCAGCGGCTGGGGAGAATCTACAGGGTCTATTTCACCTGGAAACTCTGAGTCCCTCCCAGAGAGTCATGCAGGCGGAAGATGCAGTCAGATTAGCAGAAGTGCTGGCTTCGATTCCTGAAGATCAACGGGAAGCAGTGCGGTTACGTCACCTGGAAGGCTGGTCGTTAGCGGATTTGCAGAAGCATTTTGATCGTTCGGAAACAGCCGTGGCATCATTGATCAAACGCGGGCTCGAAAATTTACGCAAGAAGCTCAACAGTGAGACTTGA
- a CDS encoding serine/threonine protein kinase produces the protein MFEENQLLSGDLEMIIASCMRRIDLGEIIDQQQLLLDHPHLKTDLAAYFADVALIEKLAGPTASDLLPSSDRKLNHTQATNDEPDATLDPEQSTSQQSDRNLVLNGQFGRYQIEALLGEGAMGAVYLAHDTELDRQVAVKVPKIDDPDSEAALLERFYREARAAATLRHRGICPVYDVGSQDGFSYIAMAYISGMPLSRFLSSGKIKSMRNIAVVIRKLALALESAHQKGVIHRDLKPANIIMDEDNEPVIMDFGLARQLDKDDAARLTTAGMIMGSPAYMSPEQVSGDINSVGTQSDIYSLGVILYELLTGRVPFEGPVVMLIGQIIAVDPVLPSKYEQRIDPELEAICLKMMAKKKEERYQSMREVVDALTAYLKNPRKLSTPCPQKANNPSGKAAVPVGNEGFPALRKPVKKQKSERSSGNHQRRFNWFDFFNGDSARKKTIFAAALPAFLLLGAITFLFRTGDRTVKVTIDDPTAGVTIDGKDKVKFDGNMGQVDLEIGQHEVTVTRDGAVIKGWDQFKFEVENNGKQTLAIEVLDRGEQPPKVSAAPRKTRAAIDQPDPVLSELLAIMKQKPVHVQEFDFNRAPLRTGSYFTAIRDGRMLIEADPGFTDGAWPWADHTGSGLIQVDVRTIEGAGWLVNLHNDLTDLGFLIELKHGKMSLRRSLFGAKTNSLMPAYHLLSEHAPTHGLNQFDQLLVLIEGRKVTVFLNGKQCGDPVILDFDIGKYRVCAGALNNSNDHVTKVEYERILKFPLIDDAPLVAGEWQDLISDLDLKRDVISGNWEKTGNTLNLNSGGYENILRLSARPQGSYEVEFAFTRHILLTDSKAIALALPVGNRSVDSVFFGWGTRKLSGLATIGGLDPSHSSSPCSTSAFIIEEGKRHEIRLQVLVKGTLATISAFADGNPLYSWQGDVSQLSSGFQTITKDPVDTLLLVSHGNGKTTYHKLRWRKIDE, from the coding sequence ATGTTTGAAGAGAATCAGCTTCTGAGTGGCGATCTCGAAATGATTATTGCCAGTTGTATGCGTCGAATTGACCTGGGCGAGATCATCGATCAGCAGCAACTGCTTTTAGATCATCCCCATTTAAAAACGGATCTGGCAGCCTATTTTGCAGATGTGGCATTGATTGAAAAACTGGCTGGGCCAACGGCATCCGATTTACTGCCCTCTTCTGATCGCAAGTTGAACCACACACAGGCAACCAATGATGAGCCTGATGCCACTCTCGATCCAGAGCAGTCAACCAGTCAGCAGAGCGACAGAAATCTGGTACTTAATGGGCAATTTGGTCGATATCAGATCGAGGCTCTACTGGGCGAAGGGGCGATGGGCGCTGTGTATCTGGCGCATGACACAGAACTGGACCGTCAGGTTGCTGTGAAAGTTCCCAAGATTGACGATCCTGATTCAGAAGCAGCTCTACTGGAACGGTTCTATCGAGAAGCGCGGGCCGCGGCGACTTTAAGACACCGGGGGATCTGTCCGGTTTATGATGTAGGAAGTCAGGACGGATTCAGTTATATCGCGATGGCGTATATCTCTGGAATGCCGTTATCCCGCTTTCTCTCCAGCGGAAAGATCAAATCCATGCGAAATATTGCAGTGGTGATTCGTAAACTGGCGCTGGCCCTCGAATCGGCGCACCAGAAAGGGGTAATCCATCGTGATCTCAAGCCGGCAAATATCATCATGGATGAGGATAATGAACCGGTAATTATGGATTTTGGTTTAGCGCGCCAGCTGGATAAAGACGATGCAGCACGTTTGACAACTGCGGGCATGATCATGGGGTCGCCGGCGTATATGTCTCCGGAACAGGTGTCGGGGGATATTAACTCGGTGGGAACGCAGAGTGATATCTATTCCCTGGGGGTCATTCTTTACGAACTGCTGACAGGCCGGGTTCCGTTTGAAGGACCTGTTGTCATGCTGATCGGTCAAATCATCGCAGTGGATCCGGTACTGCCTTCAAAGTATGAGCAGCGGATCGATCCTGAGTTGGAAGCGATCTGCCTGAAAATGATGGCGAAAAAAAAAGAAGAGCGTTATCAGTCGATGCGGGAAGTGGTCGATGCGTTGACGGCTTATTTAAAGAATCCTCGAAAGTTATCGACGCCCTGTCCACAAAAAGCAAATAATCCGTCGGGGAAAGCCGCTGTGCCAGTCGGTAACGAGGGGTTTCCCGCACTGCGGAAACCGGTTAAAAAGCAAAAGTCAGAACGGTCCTCCGGGAACCATCAACGACGCTTCAATTGGTTCGATTTTTTTAACGGTGATTCGGCACGGAAAAAAACAATCTTTGCAGCAGCCCTGCCCGCGTTTTTGCTTTTAGGGGCGATTACTTTTTTGTTCCGCACGGGGGACCGGACCGTTAAAGTCACGATAGACGACCCAACTGCCGGCGTGACCATTGATGGCAAAGATAAAGTAAAATTCGATGGAAACATGGGCCAGGTTGATCTGGAGATTGGTCAGCACGAAGTCACTGTCACCAGGGACGGCGCGGTGATTAAAGGTTGGGATCAATTCAAATTTGAAGTCGAAAACAATGGGAAACAGACGCTTGCCATTGAAGTGTTGGATCGTGGGGAGCAACCCCCTAAAGTGAGTGCAGCACCCCGTAAAACCAGAGCAGCAATCGACCAGCCCGATCCGGTCCTTTCGGAGCTGTTAGCGATCATGAAACAGAAGCCGGTTCATGTTCAGGAGTTTGATTTTAACCGGGCTCCTCTACGAACGGGTTCCTATTTCACAGCAATTCGTGATGGTCGGATGCTGATTGAGGCCGATCCTGGTTTTACTGATGGGGCATGGCCCTGGGCCGATCATACTGGGTCCGGACTCATCCAGGTCGATGTGCGAACCATAGAAGGAGCAGGCTGGCTGGTCAATTTGCATAATGATTTAACGGACCTTGGTTTTCTTATCGAACTAAAACATGGCAAAATGAGTCTGCGGCGTTCCCTGTTTGGGGCAAAAACGAATTCGTTAATGCCTGCCTACCACTTACTCAGCGAACACGCTCCGACTCACGGTTTGAATCAGTTTGACCAGTTGCTGGTTTTAATTGAAGGACGAAAGGTGACGGTCTTTCTCAATGGTAAACAATGCGGCGACCCGGTCATACTCGATTTTGATATCGGTAAGTACAGAGTCTGTGCGGGCGCCTTAAATAACAGCAACGACCATGTTACGAAAGTGGAATACGAACGTATTCTGAAGTTTCCGCTGATTGATGATGCACCACTGGTAGCAGGAGAATGGCAAGACCTGATATCCGACTTAGACTTGAAACGCGATGTTATCAGTGGCAACTGGGAAAAAACAGGCAACACGCTGAATCTGAATTCAGGAGGATACGAAAATATCCTGCGACTGTCGGCCAGACCGCAAGGTTCATATGAAGTCGAATTCGCATTCACCCGCCATATTCTGCTCACAGACTCAAAGGCGATCGCATTGGCCTTGCCTGTGGGAAACCGTTCCGTCGATTCGGTGTTTTTTGGATGGGGAACAAGAAAACTCAGCGGTCTTGCTACCATTGGCGGACTTGATCCCAGTCACAGCAGCAGTCCCTGCAGCACGTCGGCATTCATCATTGAAGAAGGAAAAAGGCACGAGATTCGATTACAGGTTCTGGTTAAAGGAACACTGGCGACAATTTCTGCTTTTGCAGACGGGAATCCACTCTACTCCTGGCAGGGAGACGTTTCCCAACTGAGCAGCGGATTTCAGACGATCACTAAAGATCCGGTGGACACGCTGCTGCTGGTGAGTCATGGCAATGGAAAAACGACATACCACAAGTTGCGCTGGCGAAAAATCGACGAGTGA
- a CDS encoding RDD family protein, with product MNCNDLCQKLRVSEKQLWKICRHLKITVSNEIDRVFTPREIQRLEFFVEQKRSAARKNPSTTRNQPAVTEILSASSEPETVPAIPTPAVSLPVTDSASVGIRVCAYLIDCLATFALAPLVLIPILGLMFIGVLLSLYWLMRDVAGSSPGKIILGLQVLNNNDDPFWVGPRILRNLPLAIGPIFLCIPVIGILVGAPITILMILVEAAMLLITGKRIGDLLSGTSVIIIPKARWGSEP from the coding sequence ATGAATTGCAACGATTTATGTCAGAAGTTGCGGGTCTCTGAAAAGCAGTTGTGGAAAATATGTCGGCACTTGAAGATTACGGTTTCAAATGAAATTGACAGAGTTTTTACCCCCAGGGAGATTCAGCGTCTGGAGTTTTTTGTTGAACAGAAACGGTCAGCTGCCAGGAAAAATCCATCGACAACCAGAAATCAACCGGCCGTAACCGAGATACTGTCTGCCAGTTCAGAACCAGAGACTGTCCCGGCAATCCCCACACCCGCGGTCAGTCTCCCGGTCACTGATTCAGCCAGTGTCGGAATCCGGGTATGTGCCTATCTTATTGATTGTCTGGCAACTTTTGCTCTGGCTCCCCTGGTCCTTATTCCCATACTGGGGCTGATGTTCATTGGCGTTCTGCTTTCCTTATATTGGCTGATGCGCGATGTTGCCGGCTCAAGTCCCGGAAAAATAATTCTGGGATTGCAGGTGCTGAATAATAATGACGATCCATTTTGGGTGGGTCCACGAATCCTGCGCAATCTCCCGCTCGCGATCGGACCGATATTTTTATGTATTCCTGTCATCGGAATACTGGTCGGTGCGCCAATTACGATTCTGATGATTTTGGTCGAGGCAGCCATGCTGCTGATAACGGGCAAACGCATCGGTGATCTACTAAGTGGTACTTCGGTCATAATCATTCCCAAAGCCAGATGGGGATCTGAGCCGTAA